A region from the Pseudomonas promysalinigenes genome encodes:
- the rnd gene encoding ribonuclease D has protein sequence MAIEIHWIRDDQTLAEHCRTWRELPYVALDTEFMRVDTFYPKAGLIQVGDGQRAFLIDPLLIGDWQPLAALLEDSSVVKVLHACSEDLEVLLRLAGKLPQPLFDTQLAAGYLNLGFSMGYSRLVQEVLGIELPKGETRSDWLQRPLSDTQVSYAAEDAVHLAELFEALQPRLSADKYAWVLEDGAELVAALRREVDPQMLYRDVKLAWKLGRQQLAVLRELCAWREREARSRDVPRNRILKEHSLWPIAKSQPDNLSALAKIEEMHPRTIRQDGAQLLELIKRAGSLPAEQWPQPLPEPLPIEAAGILKRLRAIGQAEGERLGIAPELMLRKKALEALLKSGYPNGPYQLPDSLRGWRRERMGQALLDDLAGAGESQ, from the coding sequence GTGGCCATCGAAATTCACTGGATCCGTGACGACCAGACCCTGGCCGAACACTGCCGCACGTGGCGCGAACTGCCGTACGTGGCGCTCGACACCGAATTCATGCGGGTCGACACCTTCTACCCCAAAGCGGGCCTGATTCAGGTCGGGGACGGGCAGAGGGCTTTCCTGATCGATCCGCTGCTCATCGGCGACTGGCAGCCCTTGGCCGCACTCCTGGAGGACAGCAGCGTGGTCAAGGTGCTGCACGCCTGCAGCGAAGACCTCGAAGTGTTGCTGCGCCTGGCTGGCAAGCTGCCGCAACCCTTGTTCGACACGCAATTGGCGGCGGGTTACCTGAACCTGGGCTTCTCCATGGGCTATTCGCGCCTGGTGCAAGAGGTGCTGGGCATCGAACTGCCCAAGGGCGAAACCCGTTCCGACTGGTTGCAGCGGCCGCTCTCGGACACCCAGGTCAGCTACGCCGCCGAAGATGCCGTGCACCTGGCCGAGCTGTTCGAGGCTTTGCAGCCGCGCCTGTCCGCTGACAAGTACGCCTGGGTGCTCGAAGACGGTGCCGAGCTGGTGGCGGCGTTGCGCCGTGAGGTCGATCCCCAGATGCTGTACCGCGATGTGAAGCTTGCCTGGAAGCTCGGGCGCCAGCAGTTGGCTGTGCTGCGTGAGCTTTGCGCCTGGCGCGAGCGTGAAGCGCGTAGCCGCGATGTGCCCCGTAACCGCATCCTCAAAGAGCACTCGCTGTGGCCCATCGCCAAGAGCCAGCCCGACAACTTGTCGGCGTTGGCCAAGATCGAAGAGATGCACCCGCGCACCATTCGTCAGGACGGCGCCCAGTTGCTGGAGTTGATCAAGCGCGCGGGCAGCCTGCCAGCGGAGCAATGGCCACAGCCGCTCCCTGAGCCCCTGCCGATCGAAGCCGCTGGTATTCTCAAGCGCCTGCGCGCCATCGGCCAGGCCGAAGGCGAGCGCCTAGGCATTGCGCCTGAGCTGATGCTGCGCAAGAAAGCCCTGGAAGCCCTGCTCAAGAGCGGCTACCCCAATGGCCCCTATCAATTGCCCGATTCGCTGCGCGGCTGGCGCCGTGAGCGGATGGGCCAGGCCCTGCTGGATGACCTTGCAGGCGCTGGAGAGTCACAATGA
- a CDS encoding phosphoethanolamine transferase, whose product MLNFKSLRTEWVTLLASVYLLVGLNMFLWGHLQEVVPAGPTGLWLSLAFAVLMLFAFNLVLTLFAFRYVFKPLLTVLFISGASAAYFMNQYGVLIDSGMFRNMAETNIAEVRDLMSFKFAAYILLLGILPSVLLYKAQIAYRPWHREILGKLVVSGACVVVLGSVALVNYQGLSSLFRNHHELRLMLTPSNVVGATIGYVNERVGTAARPFQSYGEDARRDGAWQKHARKSLTVLVVGESARADHFGVLGYGRDTTPNLAKEQGLLSFSDVHSCGTETAVSVPCMFSGMKRKDYDARVAKNREGLLDILQRAGLAVQWRDNQSGCKGTCDRVQFIDVSNLKDPQLCAGGECHDEILLQGLSELLDNLDKDTVLVLHQMGSHGPEYFKRYPDGGARFTPVCQSNALNQCTQQEIINGYDNTLAYTDKVLAALIDTLRSKQDQVDTAMIYLSDHGESLGEYNLFLHGTPYAIAPEQQKHVPLLTWFSDSYKEDFGIDTQCLAKLSDAPLSQDNLFHSMLGLLQVRTEVYQQSLDMFASCRPWLAAQR is encoded by the coding sequence ATGCTCAACTTCAAATCCCTGCGGACTGAATGGGTCACGCTGTTGGCCAGTGTTTACCTGCTGGTCGGTCTGAACATGTTCCTCTGGGGGCACCTGCAAGAGGTAGTGCCTGCCGGGCCGACGGGGCTGTGGCTGTCCCTGGCGTTTGCCGTGCTTATGCTGTTCGCGTTCAATTTAGTGTTGACGTTGTTCGCTTTTCGCTACGTATTCAAACCGCTATTGACCGTGCTGTTCATCAGTGGCGCAAGTGCCGCTTACTTTATGAACCAGTATGGCGTGCTGATTGATTCGGGCATGTTCCGTAACATGGCCGAAACCAATATTGCGGAAGTGCGCGACTTGATGTCGTTCAAGTTTGCCGCCTACATACTTTTGCTTGGCATACTGCCGTCGGTACTGTTGTACAAAGCGCAGATCGCCTACCGCCCGTGGCACCGTGAAATCTTGGGCAAACTGGTGGTCAGCGGCGCGTGCGTGGTCGTATTGGGCTCTGTGGCACTGGTCAATTATCAAGGCTTGTCGTCGCTGTTTCGCAATCATCACGAACTGCGCCTGATGCTTACCCCAAGCAATGTCGTGGGCGCGACTATCGGTTATGTCAACGAGCGCGTCGGTACCGCAGCGCGGCCGTTCCAGTCGTATGGCGAAGATGCCAGGCGCGATGGGGCCTGGCAGAAACACGCGCGCAAATCATTGACCGTGCTGGTGGTGGGTGAAAGTGCACGAGCCGATCATTTCGGTGTGCTGGGATACGGGCGCGACACCACTCCGAACCTTGCCAAGGAACAGGGCTTGCTGAGTTTCAGCGATGTGCATTCCTGCGGGACCGAAACGGCCGTCTCGGTCCCGTGCATGTTTTCTGGCATGAAGCGCAAAGACTACGATGCTCGCGTGGCCAAGAACCGTGAAGGGCTGCTGGACATCCTCCAGCGTGCCGGGTTGGCCGTGCAGTGGCGCGATAACCAGTCGGGGTGCAAAGGCACTTGCGACCGGGTGCAGTTCATCGATGTCAGCAACCTCAAAGACCCGCAATTGTGCGCTGGCGGCGAGTGCCATGACGAAATTTTGCTGCAGGGCCTGAGCGAGTTGCTCGACAACCTCGACAAGGACACCGTGCTGGTGCTGCACCAAATGGGCAGCCACGGCCCTGAGTACTTCAAGCGCTATCCGGATGGGGGCGCACGCTTCACCCCGGTATGCCAGAGCAATGCCCTGAACCAATGCACTCAGCAGGAAATCATCAATGGCTACGACAATACCCTGGCCTACACGGACAAGGTTCTGGCTGCGCTGATCGATACCTTGCGCAGCAAGCAGGACCAGGTCGACACCGCCATGATCTACCTGTCCGACCACGGCGAGTCGCTGGGCGAGTACAACCTGTTCCTGCACGGTACGCCCTATGCCATCGCCCCGGAACAACAAAAGCACGTGCCTTTGCTGACTTGGTTCTCCGACAGCTACAAGGAGGACTTTGGCATCGACACCCAGTGCCTGGCCAAGCTCAGCGATGCACCGCTGTCCCAGGACAACCTGTTCCACTCGATGCTGGGGCTGCTGCAGGTGCGTACCGAGGTGTACCAGCAGTCGCTGGACATGTTTGCCAGCTGCCGGCCGTGGTTGGCCGCTCAGCGCTGA
- a CDS encoding YdcH family protein produces MPVPHDLLADLHITADAFQALIDKDQDLHKLHKEYNTKDKEVLAAEANGTSDDAVNRLRKERLLLKDRIERIIHPPKA; encoded by the coding sequence ATGCCAGTTCCGCATGACCTGCTCGCTGACCTGCACATTACCGCTGACGCATTCCAGGCGCTCATAGACAAGGACCAGGACCTTCACAAGCTGCACAAGGAATACAACACCAAAGACAAAGAGGTGCTCGCTGCAGAGGCCAACGGCACCAGCGACGACGCAGTCAACCGCCTGCGCAAGGAGCGGCTGCTGCTCAAGGACAGGATCGAACGAATCATTCATCCGCCTAAAGCCTGA
- a CDS encoding trans-sulfuration enzyme family protein — MGLTMSDKPRNFATRTIHAGEQASVADNAIFPPIYTASSYIKRSLDDHPQYAYSRVGNPTRHAYESCVAALEEGVGAVACASGVNATATVLELLPKDAHVVVMNGVYGGTFRILEDFRGRTSGLTTTYVDLNDVAAVAAAIKPETQLIWIESPTNPLLHLVDIQAVCDLARARGILTCIDNTFCSPWNQRPITLGVDLVMHSASKYIGGHSDLTGGVVVAANDELLRRLRKISMAVGAIQGPFDCYLALRGIKTLDVRMERQCANALQVARFLEGHPQVEQVFYPGLPSHPQHALCQRQMRSGGAVVAMKVKGGDRAALNRLIEALHIFVLADSLGGVESMINHSWSMSHNSLTPAQKAEMGISENLLRLSVGIEDYRDLIEDLDGALKASAAG; from the coding sequence ATGGGCCTGACCATGTCTGACAAGCCGCGTAATTTCGCCACCCGTACCATCCACGCCGGTGAGCAGGCCAGCGTTGCCGACAACGCCATCTTCCCGCCCATCTACACCGCCAGCTCCTATATCAAGCGCAGCCTTGATGACCACCCACAGTACGCTTACAGCCGGGTAGGCAACCCAACTCGGCATGCCTACGAAAGCTGTGTGGCCGCCTTGGAGGAAGGCGTCGGCGCGGTAGCCTGCGCGTCGGGGGTCAATGCCACCGCCACGGTACTGGAGTTATTACCCAAGGACGCCCATGTGGTGGTGATGAACGGTGTTTACGGCGGGACGTTTCGCATCCTCGAAGATTTCCGCGGGCGTACTTCGGGCCTGACCACCACCTATGTCGACCTGAACGATGTCGCGGCAGTGGCCGCGGCCATCAAGCCCGAAACCCAGTTGATCTGGATCGAGTCACCCACCAACCCGTTGCTGCACCTGGTGGACATCCAGGCGGTCTGCGACCTGGCCCGCGCCCGCGGGATCCTGACCTGCATCGACAACACCTTCTGCTCACCTTGGAACCAACGGCCGATCACTCTCGGCGTAGACCTGGTGATGCACTCGGCGAGCAAATACATCGGCGGTCATTCCGACCTGACTGGCGGTGTGGTGGTGGCAGCCAACGATGAACTGCTCAGGCGGCTGCGCAAAATCAGCATGGCGGTGGGGGCGATTCAGGGGCCATTCGACTGCTACCTGGCCCTGCGCGGGATCAAGACCCTGGACGTGCGCATGGAGCGCCAATGCGCCAATGCGCTACAAGTGGCGCGCTTTCTCGAAGGCCACCCGCAGGTCGAGCAGGTGTTCTACCCAGGGCTGCCTAGCCACCCGCAACATGCCCTGTGCCAGCGTCAGATGCGTAGCGGTGGGGCTGTGGTAGCCATGAAAGTCAAAGGTGGTGACAGAGCAGCGCTCAATAGGTTGATTGAGGCACTGCACATTTTCGTGCTTGCCGACTCCCTGGGAGGGGTGGAGAGCATGATCAACCATTCCTGGAGCATGTCGCACAACTCGTTGACCCCTGCACAGAAGGCCGAGATGGGTATCAGCGAGAACCTGTTGCGCTTGTCGGTGGGGATCGAAGACTACCGTGACCTGATCGAGGATCTGGACGGCGCACTGAAGGCCTCAGCGGCTGGATAG
- a CDS encoding Lrp/AsnC family transcriptional regulator, whose product MDSFDQHILTLLQRDASISLKDLAEAVNLSTTPCWKRVKRLEEDGYILGRVALLDPERLGLGLTVFVQLKTQRHDSAWLEQFANTVKGFEEVMEFYRMSGDWDYMLRVVVGDIAAYDRFYKKLITRTEGLSNITSSFAMEQMKYTTAFPVHRA is encoded by the coding sequence ATGGACAGTTTCGACCAACACATCCTCACCCTACTGCAGCGCGATGCGTCAATCTCGCTGAAGGATCTGGCCGAGGCGGTAAACCTATCGACCACCCCTTGCTGGAAGCGCGTGAAGCGCCTGGAGGAAGACGGCTACATCCTAGGTCGCGTCGCCCTGCTCGACCCCGAACGTTTGGGGCTGGGGCTGACCGTGTTCGTCCAGCTCAAGACTCAACGCCACGACAGCGCGTGGCTTGAGCAATTTGCCAATACGGTGAAAGGGTTCGAGGAGGTGATGGAGTTTTATCGCATGTCCGGGGACTGGGACTACATGCTGCGGGTCGTGGTGGGTGATATCGCAGCCTACGACCGCTTCTACAAAAAGCTGATCACCCGCACAGAGGGGCTGTCGAATATCACCTCCAGCTTTGCGATGGAACAGATGAAGTACACCACGGCCTTCCCGGTGCATCGTGCCTGA
- a CDS encoding FdhF/YdeP family oxidoreductase → MSQDRHIRDYNGPAAGWGALKSVTKSWLGSDNAFKNLRAMLKTNQNGGFDCPGCAWGESSESDMVKFCENGAKAVNWEATGRSVDPAFFARYSVSALREQTDYWLEYQGRLTHPMRYDAATDHYVETTWQEAFELIAKHLRALESPDQAEFYTSGRASNEAAFLYQLFVRAYGTNNFPDCSNMCHEASGVGMAETLGVGKGTVVYDDLELADAIFVIGQNPGTNHPRMLEPLREAVKRGAQVVCFNPLKERGLERFQHPQHPFEMLSNGSEPTSSAYFRPALGGDMAAMRGIAKFLLQWEREAQAQGEPAVFDHAFIAEHTSGLDDYLAALDATPWEHIVKQSGLTLAEIELAARMYRKAERVIMCWAMGITQHRHSVPTVQEIVNLQLLRGNVGKPGAGLSPVRGHSNVQGDRTMGIDEKPKAALLDALEKRFRFRVPRAHGHNAVLAIKAMEQEQAKVFIALGGNFAQATPDTPRTHAALRKCALTVQISTKLNRSHLVTGRDALILPCLGRTEIDLQAEGPQGVTVEDTFSMVHISNGQLHPRSPHMRSEPWIIAGMAKATLGNQPIDWEYAVADYGRIRSMIADVIPGFANFNERIQHPGGFHLGNQAADRKFRTITGKARFMPVALPEELVNAKVLARGDKPDLILQTMRSHDQYNTTLYGLDDRYRGVFGLREVVFVSEADIRRLGFEPGEHVDLVSLWEDGVERRVSGFRLVPYDIPDGQAAAYYPETNPLVPLESYGEGTYTPTSKFIAIKLEKAKAGNRIEAVLTAD, encoded by the coding sequence ATGAGCCAGGATCGACACATCAGGGACTACAACGGCCCCGCTGCGGGCTGGGGCGCGCTCAAGAGCGTGACCAAGAGTTGGCTGGGCAGTGACAACGCGTTCAAGAACCTGCGGGCCATGCTCAAAACCAACCAGAACGGTGGCTTCGATTGCCCAGGCTGCGCCTGGGGCGAGTCGTCGGAAAGCGACATGGTCAAGTTCTGCGAGAACGGCGCCAAGGCAGTCAACTGGGAGGCCACGGGTCGCTCGGTGGATCCGGCATTCTTCGCCCGATACAGCGTCAGTGCATTGCGTGAACAGACCGATTACTGGCTCGAATATCAAGGCCGCCTGACCCACCCGATGCGTTACGACGCGGCCACCGACCACTACGTTGAAACCACCTGGCAGGAAGCCTTCGAGCTGATCGCCAAGCATTTGCGCGCGCTTGAGTCCCCCGATCAGGCGGAGTTCTATACCTCCGGCCGAGCCAGCAACGAAGCGGCGTTCCTCTACCAGTTATTCGTCCGCGCCTACGGCACCAACAACTTCCCCGACTGCTCGAACATGTGCCACGAGGCCAGTGGCGTCGGCATGGCTGAAACCCTGGGCGTCGGCAAGGGCACGGTGGTGTATGACGACCTGGAACTAGCAGACGCGATCTTCGTCATCGGCCAGAATCCTGGCACCAATCACCCGCGCATGCTCGAACCGCTGCGTGAGGCGGTCAAGCGCGGTGCCCAGGTGGTGTGTTTCAACCCGCTCAAGGAGCGTGGCCTGGAACGCTTCCAGCACCCGCAGCACCCCTTTGAAATGCTCAGCAACGGTTCCGAGCCGACCAGCAGTGCCTACTTCCGTCCTGCGCTGGGTGGCGACATGGCGGCCATGCGTGGCATCGCTAAGTTCCTTTTGCAGTGGGAGCGCGAAGCCCAGGCACAGGGCGAGCCAGCGGTGTTCGACCATGCTTTCATTGCCGAGCACACCAGTGGCCTGGATGACTACTTGGCGGCACTGGACGCTACACCGTGGGAGCATATCGTCAAACAGTCGGGGCTGACCCTGGCCGAGATCGAGCTAGCGGCGCGCATGTACCGCAAGGCAGAACGGGTGATCATGTGTTGGGCCATGGGTATCACCCAACACCGCCATTCGGTGCCGACCGTGCAGGAAATCGTCAACCTGCAGCTGCTTCGTGGCAATGTCGGTAAACCCGGCGCTGGCCTGTCGCCGGTGCGCGGCCACAGCAACGTGCAGGGCGACCGCACCATGGGCATTGATGAGAAGCCCAAGGCGGCGCTGCTCGACGCGCTCGAAAAGCGTTTTCGCTTCCGAGTGCCACGTGCTCACGGGCACAATGCGGTGCTGGCCATCAAGGCGATGGAGCAGGAGCAGGCCAAGGTGTTCATCGCCCTGGGCGGTAACTTTGCCCAAGCCACGCCGGACACCCCGCGTACCCATGCTGCGCTGCGCAAGTGCGCGCTGACCGTGCAGATTTCCACCAAACTCAATCGCTCGCATCTGGTGACCGGCCGTGATGCACTGATTCTGCCGTGCCTGGGGCGAACCGAAATCGATCTGCAGGCCGAGGGCCCGCAGGGTGTGACCGTGGAAGATACTTTCAGCATGGTGCATATCTCCAACGGCCAATTGCACCCACGCTCGCCGCACATGCGTTCGGAACCCTGGATCATTGCCGGCATGGCCAAGGCGACGCTGGGCAACCAGCCGATCGACTGGGAGTACGCGGTAGCCGACTATGGCCGGATTCGCAGCATGATCGCCGACGTCATTCCGGGCTTCGCTAACTTCAATGAGCGTATCCAGCACCCTGGCGGCTTCCACTTGGGCAACCAAGCAGCCGACCGCAAATTCCGAACCATCACCGGCAAGGCGCGCTTCATGCCCGTTGCATTGCCTGAGGAACTGGTCAACGCCAAGGTGTTGGCGCGCGGCGACAAGCCCGACCTGATCCTGCAGACCATGCGTTCCCACGACCAGTACAACACCACGTTGTACGGGCTCGACGACCGCTATCGCGGCGTGTTCGGCCTGCGCGAGGTGGTGTTCGTGAGCGAGGCGGACATCCGCCGCCTGGGCTTTGAGCCCGGTGAGCATGTTGACCTGGTGTCGCTGTGGGAGGATGGCGTGGAGCGGCGAGTGTCGGGCTTTCGTCTGGTGCCTTATGACATCCCTGATGGCCAGGCAGCGGCGTACTACCCAGAGACCAATCCGCTGGTGCCGCTGGAGAGTTATGGGGAGGGTACCTACACGCCAACTTCCAAGTTCATCGCGATCAAGCTGGAGAAAGCCAAGGCCGGAAATCGGATCGAGGCCGTGCTCACCGCTGATTGA
- the moaA gene encoding GTP 3',8-cyclase MoaA: MEQNSPALIDGFNRKIDYLRMSVTDRCDFRCVYCMAEDMQFLPRQQILSLEELFLVAERFVALGTRKIRLTGGEPLVRQGIVDLCRRIGALPGLRELCMTSNGSQLGRLAQPLFDAGVTRLNISLDSLDAERFKQLTRTGDLDQVIAGIDAARQAGFQRTKLNCVVLKGRNEHELVDLVRFAIDRELDITFIEEMPLGVISEHERGESFCSSDEVRDRLSDHFTLIESTESSQGPARYWRLAEAGNTRVGFISPHSHNFCATCNRVRLTVEGRLLLCLGNEHSMDLKQVLRAHPGDAARLEKAIRDSLHLKPYRHHFEVGGEVQILRFMNMTGG, translated from the coding sequence GTGGAACAAAACAGTCCGGCCCTGATCGACGGCTTCAACCGGAAAATCGACTACCTGCGGATGTCGGTCACAGACCGCTGCGACTTTCGCTGCGTGTACTGCATGGCCGAAGACATGCAGTTCTTGCCACGTCAGCAGATCCTCAGCCTCGAAGAACTGTTTTTGGTCGCCGAGCGATTCGTAGCCCTCGGCACCCGCAAGATTCGCCTGACCGGTGGCGAGCCGTTGGTGCGCCAGGGCATCGTCGACCTGTGCAGGCGCATCGGCGCCTTGCCCGGCCTGCGCGAGCTGTGCATGACCAGCAATGGCTCGCAGCTCGGGCGCCTGGCCCAGCCGCTGTTCGATGCAGGCGTCACGCGCCTGAACATCAGCTTGGACAGCCTCGATGCCGAGCGCTTCAAGCAGCTGACCCGCACTGGCGACCTCGACCAGGTCATCGCCGGCATCGACGCTGCGCGCCAGGCCGGGTTCCAGCGCACCAAGCTCAACTGCGTGGTGCTCAAGGGCCGCAACGAGCATGAACTGGTCGACCTGGTGCGCTTTGCCATTGACCGTGAGCTGGACATCACCTTCATTGAAGAGATGCCGCTGGGAGTCATCAGCGAGCACGAGCGCGGCGAGTCGTTCTGCTCGAGCGATGAGGTGCGTGACCGCCTGAGTGACCATTTCACCCTCATCGAGTCCACAGAGTCATCCCAAGGCCCAGCGCGCTACTGGCGCTTGGCCGAGGCTGGGAACACCCGTGTCGGCTTCATCTCGCCGCACAGCCACAACTTCTGTGCCACCTGCAACCGGGTGCGGCTGACGGTCGAGGGCCGGTTACTGCTGTGCCTTGGCAATGAACACTCAATGGACCTCAAGCAGGTGCTACGTGCCCATCCAGGTGATGCTGCGCGGTTGGAGAAAGCCATCCGCGACTCGCTGCACCTCAAGCCCTATCGCCACCACTTCGAAGTCGGTGGTGAGGTACAGATCCTGCGCTTCATGAACATGACCGGCGGCTGA
- a CDS encoding bestrophin family protein has protein sequence MIVHPRPDVLRVLFTLKGSIIKRIALRCLMVTLLAALIVLVERHYPAFFYPVSATPFTLLGLSLSIFMSFRNNACYDRWWEGRKAWGKLIIETRSFVRESAVIADAPLRAELLRSLCGFAHGLSARLREESERDAAGPWLNANAPVAAHNLCDGILRNIGQHCSQLAEQGQLSEWRYMLLEQRLAGLTEVQATCERIKGTPLPFPYTLLLHRTIYIFCLLLPFALAEPLGWLAPLFTTIVGYTFFGLDAIGNELEDPFGRDENDLPMDAMVRTVERDVLGALGVEPLPPVLRPVDHVLS, from the coding sequence ATGATCGTCCACCCGCGCCCCGATGTGCTTCGCGTGCTGTTCACCCTCAAGGGCTCGATCATCAAGCGCATCGCTCTGCGCTGCCTGATGGTCACCTTGCTGGCTGCGCTGATCGTGCTGGTCGAGCGGCATTACCCGGCGTTTTTCTACCCGGTCAGCGCCACCCCTTTCACCCTGCTGGGCCTGTCACTTTCTATCTTCATGAGCTTTCGCAACAACGCCTGCTATGACCGCTGGTGGGAGGGGCGCAAAGCCTGGGGCAAACTGATCATCGAGACCCGCTCGTTCGTGCGCGAAAGCGCGGTGATTGCCGACGCACCGCTGCGCGCCGAACTGCTGCGCAGCCTGTGTGGCTTTGCCCACGGGCTCAGTGCACGGTTACGCGAAGAAAGCGAAAGGGATGCCGCTGGCCCTTGGCTGAACGCCAACGCCCCGGTGGCCGCGCATAACCTGTGCGATGGCATCCTGCGCAATATTGGCCAGCACTGCTCGCAGTTGGCCGAGCAAGGGCAGCTCAGTGAATGGCGCTATATGTTGCTGGAACAGCGGCTGGCCGGGTTGACCGAGGTGCAGGCAACCTGCGAACGGATCAAGGGTACGCCGCTGCCATTCCCCTACACCCTGCTGCTACACCGCACCATCTACATTTTCTGCCTGCTGCTGCCGTTCGCCCTTGCTGAACCGCTGGGCTGGCTGGCACCGCTGTTCACCACCATCGTCGGTTACACCTTCTTTGGCCTGGATGCGATCGGCAACGAGCTGGAAGACCCGTTCGGGCGGGACGAAAACGACTTGCCGATGGATGCCATGGTCAGGACCGTGGAGCGGGATGTGCTGGGGGCTTTGGGCGTCGAACCATTGCCGCCGGTTTTGCGGCCAGTGGATCATGTGCTGAGTTGA
- the moaB gene encoding molybdenum cofactor biosynthesis protein B, with protein MRVQLDAAFVPLNIAVLTVSDTRTFDNDTSGELLASRSVQVGHRLVARALLKDDLYKIRAQVATWIADDDVQVVLITGGTGFTGRDSTPEAVQCLLERSVDGFGELFRALSILDIGSSTVQSRALAGISNGTLVCCLPGSTGACRTAWEGILVEQLDARHRPCNFVKHLKPVGACQSRG; from the coding sequence GTGCGCGTTCAACTGGATGCGGCCTTCGTGCCGCTGAATATCGCCGTGCTGACCGTCAGCGATACCCGTACGTTCGATAACGACACCTCCGGCGAGCTACTGGCCAGTCGTTCGGTGCAGGTAGGCCATCGTTTAGTGGCGCGGGCACTGCTCAAGGACGACCTGTACAAGATCCGCGCCCAGGTCGCCACCTGGATCGCCGACGATGATGTGCAGGTGGTGCTGATCACCGGCGGCACCGGGTTTACCGGGCGTGACAGCACACCGGAGGCCGTGCAGTGCCTGCTCGAGCGTAGCGTCGATGGCTTTGGCGAGCTGTTTCGTGCCTTGTCCATTCTGGATATTGGCAGTTCGACGGTGCAAAGCAGAGCCCTTGCCGGAATTTCCAACGGCACCTTGGTGTGCTGCCTGCCTGGCTCGACTGGGGCTTGCCGTACCGCCTGGGAAGGCATCCTGGTGGAACAACTGGATGCGCGGCATCGGCCGTGCAATTTCGTCAAGCATCTGAAGCCTGTGGGCGCTTGTCAGAGCCGCGGTTGA
- a CDS encoding LysR family transcriptional regulator: MDIKQLKFLIALDQTRHFGQAAALCHITQPTLSMRLRNLEDELDLVLVKRGQRFEGFTEAGERILAWARTLLAAHDGLQAEAASCRGQVVGSLRLGTVPLASFNPMHLLLPLREQYPELQFQLSSHSTEQIMDGLSRNQLDLGICYLDQVNANFFEVIELGTTTMGLLYDTQHFHFEADSLRWDELGDIPLGLLSKGMHYRQSLDLSLRSRGLEPNAVLESDSTFQLVQAITIGVCCAIMPLGCGLEGLSEHLRIIPIADASIHSPVGLLLRRSEPRSAIAEQCFNEARRLFQPA, translated from the coding sequence ATGGACATCAAGCAGCTCAAGTTCCTCATCGCCCTCGACCAGACCCGCCACTTCGGCCAGGCGGCGGCGTTGTGTCATATCACCCAGCCAACCCTGTCCATGCGCCTGCGCAACCTGGAAGATGAACTGGACCTGGTACTGGTCAAGCGCGGTCAGCGCTTCGAAGGCTTCACCGAGGCCGGCGAGCGGATTCTGGCCTGGGCTCGCACCCTCTTGGCCGCCCATGACGGCCTGCAGGCAGAAGCGGCCAGTTGCCGTGGCCAGGTGGTCGGTAGCCTGCGCCTGGGCACGGTGCCGCTGGCCAGCTTCAACCCCATGCACCTGCTGCTGCCGCTGCGTGAGCAATACCCCGAACTGCAGTTTCAGCTCAGCTCGCACAGCACCGAACAAATCATGGATGGCCTGAGCCGCAACCAGCTCGACCTGGGCATTTGCTACCTCGACCAGGTCAACGCCAATTTCTTCGAAGTGATCGAACTTGGCACCACCACCATGGGCCTGCTCTACGATACCCAGCACTTCCATTTCGAAGCCGACAGCCTGCGTTGGGACGAGCTCGGCGACATTCCCCTGGGCTTGCTGAGCAAAGGCATGCACTACCGCCAGTCGCTGGACCTGAGCCTGCGCAGCCGTGGCCTTGAGCCCAACGCCGTGCTGGAAAGCGACTCGACCTTCCAGTTGGTTCAGGCGATCACCATCGGCGTGTGCTGCGCGATCATGCCCTTGGGGTGCGGCCTGGAAGGCCTCAGCGAACACTTGCGCATCATCCCCATCGCCGACGCCAGTATCCACAGCCCGGTCGGCCTGCTGCTGCGCCGCAGCGAGCCTCGCTCGGCGATTGCCGAGCAGTGCTTCAACGAAGCCAGGCGCCTGTTTCAGCCGGCCTGA